From one bacterium genomic stretch:
- a CDS encoding trypsin-like peptidase domain-containing protein, with translation MNSSQKIIKLILISAVIITFPAIIEGGVNPQGQSHLQYDFNRAAEGVKPCVVGITAFKNFHNGTLPALPQGIFFADPFAQNVPSLPCQQKIGSGIIIDSRGYILTNLHVIKQAKDIHVTLTGLNPMKSKFHQAQVVKIDINMDIALLKIIPDEPLPVAKLGNSEMVRLGDWVMAIGSTFGFEQTITAGIVSAKDRILNIDGIAYHGLIQTDASINQGNSGGPLVNMSGEVIGINTAIYAPNGTFTGVGFAIPINQAKSFLNQNIPVALVAQQATNNYSPVALGWGPGQPCPYCGVALDSRGVCPLPRCPWNFRSPPQQVALPCPGACPGCPLGTPQIPSQQVAMPCPGACPGCPLGTPQTSPQPFLFNPAPGVMDSPATNQVIFVAGKSVNSSWLGVSLLPRQNGLQVVEVIMDSPAERGGVKLGDTIVELNGKVIETITDFDNMMDKIRPGRKIKLVVIRQGKKRALSLRTGRMP, from the coding sequence ATGAATAGTTCACAGAAGATAATCAAATTGATTTTAATCAGTGCAGTGATAATAACTTTTCCTGCGATTATTGAGGGAGGAGTAAATCCGCAAGGTCAAAGTCATCTTCAGTATGATTTTAATCGCGCGGCTGAAGGAGTAAAACCTTGTGTAGTGGGCATTACCGCATTTAAAAATTTTCATAATGGAACGCTACCCGCACTTCCCCAAGGAATATTTTTTGCTGACCCTTTCGCTCAAAACGTTCCTTCACTGCCCTGTCAGCAAAAAATTGGTTCGGGAATAATTATCGATAGCCGGGGATATATTCTTACAAACTTGCATGTAATTAAACAGGCGAAAGATATACACGTAACCTTAACCGGTCTGAATCCTATGAAATCAAAATTTCACCAGGCCCAGGTAGTAAAGATAGATATCAATATGGACATAGCCTTACTGAAAATTATTCCTGATGAGCCTTTACCTGTAGCCAAACTCGGCAATTCTGAAATGGTTAGACTTGGTGATTGGGTTATGGCTATTGGTAGCACTTTTGGTTTCGAGCAAACGATTACAGCAGGCATTGTCAGCGCAAAAGACAGAATCCTGAATATCGATGGAATAGCCTATCACGGTTTGATTCAGACCGATGCATCAATAAATCAAGGTAATTCAGGTGGGCCTTTGGTTAATATGAGCGGGGAAGTAATAGGCATAAATACTGCTATATATGCCCCCAATGGTACGTTTACCGGAGTAGGTTTTGCTATTCCCATTAATCAGGCTAAATCTTTTCTTAATCAAAATATTCCTGTGGCTTTGGTTGCTCAACAAGCAACCAATAACTATTCTCCAGTCGCTTTAGGTTGGGGACCGGGACAACCCTGTCCTTATTGCGGGGTAGCTCTTGATTCTCGAGGTGTGTGCCCTTTACCAAGGTGCCCTTGGAATTTCAGGTCACCTCCTCAGCAGGTAGCTTTACCTTGTCCGGGAGCTTGCCCCGGTTGCCCTCTCGGTACTCCACAGATACCGAGTCAACAAGTTGCTATGCCTTGTCCGGGAGCATGTCCCGGATGTCCTTTGGGGACACCGCAAACATCACCCCAGCCGTTTCTTTTTAATCCTGCTCCCGGTGTTATGGATAGTCCGGCAACTAATCAAGTCATATTTGTTGCCGGGAAGTCAGTAAATAGTTCCTGGCTGGGAGTTTCATTACTACCAAGACAGAATGGATTGCAGGTTGTGGAAGTAATCATGGATTCACCTGCAGAAAGAGGCGGAGTGAAATTGGGAGATACTATTGTGGAGTTGAATGGTAAAGTGATAGAAACTATTACCGATTTTGATAATATGATGGATAAAATAAGACCAGGAAGGAAAATAAAATTAGTAGTCATTCGTCAAGGGAAGAAAAGAGCTCTCTCTTTGCGCACGGGTAGAATGCCATGA
- a CDS encoding cation diffusion facilitator family transporter → MIEERCLICSKKVEWIVLGINLGLFLIKGIFTFISNSRSLFADTLESLANVVITIIVLFSLKIAEKERNDKFPYGHGKVEFLASGIVNLLLLLGAVYFIFVALGEMGSIGPEKTPKLIAIFAAVVSILGNWVAFAYGRCVGKKVGSVAISANAWASCADIATSVAVIVAVVGTNLGVVKLDHIVSVIIALIIIKMTGEGIGKAIKGLMDSSSKSEEIRIRNLIKNIRGIKQIRSVRARQVGRKVWVDLEVAIPGSCPLQEGVKIIQRIKSVLHEKIENIAEVSVQLVPAKG, encoded by the coding sequence ATGATAGAAGAGCGTTGCCTGATATGTAGTAAGAAAGTGGAATGGATAGTTTTAGGAATAAATTTGGGTCTATTCTTAATTAAAGGCATTTTTACTTTTATAAGTAACAGTCGTTCATTATTCGCTGATACACTTGAATCTCTGGCAAATGTGGTTATCACTATTATTGTTCTATTTAGTTTGAAAATTGCAGAAAAAGAACGTAATGATAAATTTCCTTATGGTCACGGCAAAGTGGAGTTCCTTGCATCGGGCATTGTTAACCTATTGCTTCTGTTGGGTGCTGTTTATTTTATTTTCGTTGCTCTGGGAGAAATGGGATCGATTGGACCAGAAAAAACACCTAAGTTAATAGCAATCTTTGCAGCAGTTGTTTCTATCTTAGGAAACTGGGTGGCTTTTGCTTATGGTCGTTGTGTAGGGAAAAAAGTGGGAAGTGTAGCTATTTCAGCCAACGCCTGGGCGAGTTGTGCTGATATAGCTACTTCTGTAGCGGTAATTGTTGCTGTTGTGGGAACTAATTTGGGCGTTGTAAAATTGGATCATATAGTCTCTGTTATAATTGCTTTAATAATTATAAAAATGACAGGAGAAGGAATAGGGAAGGCAATCAAGGGATTAATGGATAGTTCGTCAAAATCTGAAGAGATTAGAATAAGAAATTTAATAAAAAATATTCGCGGAATTAAACAGATTCGCAGTGTCAGGGCCAGGCAAGTTGGCAGAAAAGTATGGGTTGACTTAGAAGTGGCTATTCCTGGAAGTTGCCCTCTGCAAGAAGGAGTGAAAATTATCCAGCGTATAAAATCTGTTTTACACGAAAAAATAGAGAATATCGCTGAGGTATCTGTTCAGTTAGTTCCCGCAAAAGGATAA
- a CDS encoding cation diffusion facilitator family transporter has product MKTTKDKCALCATRLSWIGLWDSFIIAIFKGIIGILTHSRALQASALYSFHDVVSSIAVIIGLKVSSQPIDEEHPYGHGNVEYIVSVFTSFIILAATVYLFVDSLGIVLKAKHIPAHWAALVAGLISCFANEVIYRYNICAVKHLNSPAILTHAKHHRADAISSLAVVIAILGSKMGFYFLDPLVAVFEAGHLTFLSIEILYYSSAGLLDKSAGKEEVSLIRKITSQISGIKKIRNIRTRQIGRNIWVDLYVSLSGKKTVDEAHKISGRIRQDLMKEIKYLGNINVVFE; this is encoded by the coding sequence ATGAAAACAACTAAAGACAAATGTGCTTTATGTGCTACCAGACTTTCATGGATAGGACTCTGGGACAGTTTTATCATAGCGATTTTTAAGGGAATTATTGGAATTTTAACTCACAGTCGCGCTTTGCAAGCAAGTGCTTTATACTCTTTTCACGATGTAGTTTCATCCATAGCAGTGATTATTGGCTTGAAAGTCTCCTCCCAACCCATTGATGAAGAGCATCCTTATGGACATGGTAATGTTGAATATATTGTTTCTGTTTTCACAAGTTTTATTATTCTGGCGGCAACGGTTTATCTCTTTGTTGATTCTCTTGGTATAGTACTCAAAGCAAAACATATCCCTGCGCACTGGGCAGCTCTTGTAGCGGGCTTAATATCTTGTTTTGCAAATGAAGTAATCTATCGGTACAACATTTGCGCAGTTAAACATCTTAACAGCCCGGCAATTTTAACTCATGCCAAGCATCATCGGGCTGACGCTATCTCTTCTTTAGCGGTAGTTATCGCTATTTTAGGGAGCAAAATGGGCTTCTATTTCTTAGACCCTTTGGTGGCAGTTTTTGAAGCCGGGCATCTCACTTTCCTAAGCATAGAGATTCTTTATTATAGTAGTGCAGGGTTATTGGATAAGTCGGCAGGGAAGGAAGAAGTCTCGCTAATCAGAAAAATCACTTCGCAGATTTCTGGAATAAAAAAAATAAGAAATATAAGAACCAGACAAATTGGTCGGAATATTTGGGTTGACCTGTATGTCTCTCTTTCAGGAAAAAAGACAGTTGATGAAGCACACAAAATATCAGGCCGAATTCGCCAGGATTTAATGAAGGAGATAAAATATTTAGGAAATATTAACGTTGTTTTTGAGTGA